ATTGCAAAATTCCCTTTCTGGTTTTTTAATTCTTCCTTCGCTATGAAAATGTGCTTGATTTGCATTTTCCTATTTTCCctttgcaacaacaacagtgtgtgtagcaaaaaaaaataaagaagtacaataacaaaacaaataagtgaagaaaaaaaaacgcacgatCGCTTTCGCTAAATTACTAAACTTACTAAACTTAAACCAACCTTCACTATCCGCTGCTTTTGTGTCGTCGCTCATCGCGTCGCGTGCCTACTAAACTGTACAATTGTTACATTATGTAATAAATGGGGAGGAATGAAATATTGTTTGCTTCTGTCCCGCGCGACCTCTCAAACACACCTCTTGCAGAGTAGTATGTTTCACACTCTTTTTACGCCCTTTCGtagggtgtgtgcgtgtgcacgAATTGAAAAAATCCATGAAAAAATCTCTCCCCCATGAAGTATATGTTTTGACCGATTTTGTGCAAATGGGCCCTCCACACACGAGAAGAGCTTCCCTGATCTTATGGAGCATCATCCTGATGATCACCGCGCACAGGAGGAAGGACAGAAGGGTAATAAACCagctaaaataaattaactctcTACGATAAATAGAATGTCGTCGTCCGGGAAGACGCTACCGGTGTCCGCACGGACGCCACCAtcgtcgtcgccgtcgtcATCGCCAACGGGTTGCTCGGTCGCACCGATCAGCCCCGCCAGCGGATAGTGACTGTCGAACAGTACGTCACCCGCCgcagacgatgatgatgggccACGGTGCAACTGCAACGCATCAACGGTGACGGTGCCGACGACGGAGGGCACCGTGCCCTACGCTAGCTATACGTGTTCGAGCATTCCGACAGTGGAGAGCAGTCCGTTGCTACTACTATTactgctggtgttgttgttagtGCTACTGGTGttattactactactgctgctgctgttactaCTATTACTTGTGCTACTGCTGCCGTTCGCGCcattactactactgctgctaccgTTCACGGAACCGTTGCTGACCCCTACCCCCACGGGTGTACCGATGGGAATCGTGGGCACACCGCCATTACTGTGaacctgttgctgctgctgctgctgctgcagctgacTGGATTGCTGCATCGAACCGAGCTGTACACCGTTACTGACGACGACAATGTTCGACGAGGTGGATGCCATTGAGGAAGCGTTCGGATTGTCCGACTGTTGgtggtgctgttgttgctgctgctgctgctgctgctgtgcgacCAGCTCTTGATGCCGTGCCAGCCCAACCGGTGGTATGTCCTGCACGTCCCATATCTCCTCCAGGAAGCGGGGCAGCTTGCGGTTCTTCAGCTTGAGCGAGAAGCACATCTCCGAGTTTTGGTTCCCGAGCGTCCGCAGCTCGGTCAGTATGGAGAGCAGCTTCGCGAACGTGACGCTACACTTCGGGTCGCCCCCGTGCCGGTTCAGGATGTAGACGCGCAGCGTATCGATGTAGTAGCTCTGGATCGTCTCAACCAGTTCGGCCTTCTCGAGACCGGGTCGATCGGAGAAGATGACGATCGCCGTTAGCAGCGCGTACTCCACGTTGTCCACCGTGAGCGTGTACATCTGCCGGCAGAAGTGTAGCAGATCCTCGATCGTATCCGCcatgcccgccatcttgtacgagTCGCGCGTGTACGATCGGTTGTTGGCAAAGAGGATGGAGTCGGTTTCGGCATCGTACCGGCGGGCCATTCGCAACATCATCACCTCACTGGAGCACGCCTGGATTGGATTTTGCAAACAGGGGGGAAAAGGAACATTGGTTTATCTATACTGTCCCAAAAACCGGGAAGCCATACTTTATTATTACGCACCTTTAGTAACGTTATTTGATCCTCCTGCGGGATCTTCGTAAATGCTGGTAGTCCCTTCGCGAACTCCACGATAAGTTGTACTGTGAGAATGGTGATTTCCGTTATGTGCCGAAAGTGGATTTCGTGGGGATCTTCTTCCTCGTTGGGTGAATTCTGGTGGTTGAACAATAAGGAGAAGGGGCAGGAGATATTATTCCAGATCCAGTATACCATCCGGATCCACTTTAACTTACAATCATTATCCTCTTGAGATCTTCTTCCGACGGTTGCTCGTATCCATCCTGGTACCAGATGAGTTTGTAGATGACGGCCATCTGATTGGACGTCAGTAGAGGTATATTTCTTTGTCGGTTTTCATTCAACAGCTTCTCCGGTAGTAGCTACACAATGGCAATGATTTAACGTCAGTAAAGTGACACTCGTTCCGATGTACGCGACTACTATACTTACCGGTATCGCTGCGGTGGGCGGTGATTCACACTTCATTAATACCGGCAGCAGCTCCGACTTGTAGCTGGCGTTCGTTGTACTAACGGTGGTGGAAGGGTTCGTCTGTACCTTGTCCTTTTCCTTCTGTGCCTTCTTCTCCTTCCGCTTGATGGCGCACTGGTTTTCCGGCACGACGCACTCAGGTCGCATGCCCACCGCGAGACACTTCTTCAACCGACACTCCTGACACTTGCGCCGCATGTACATGTCCATCTCGCACGCATGGCCAAACTTGCAGCAGTAGACCGCATTCTTGGTGACACTACGCCGGAAGAAGCCTAAAAACGGACCGGAGAGTTTAGGGTATGGTTTGGATTGCTACTACCCGCTACTACTACTTACCCTTGCAACCTTCGCAGGTAAGCGCATTGTAGTGATAGCCGGATGCCCGGTCACCACACACGAGACAGAGTTCCTCCTGCTGCCGTGGTGTTGGAccctttttctgctttttcgCCTCACTACCATCACCGGTGTAGCCGTTGAGACTGCTCGACGGGGACAAATCCTCACGTCCTGTAGCACAGAGAAAATACGCAGTTGTAGGTTATGAGCGATCCCATCACTGTATCACACTACTGGGGGGTCAAATTCGTCTTGTCTACTGAGGTCTGCCTATTAAAGTCTCATCTCCAAGCACTTTTCGGAACGTTCGGCCAAGCAACACGCGAACATTTTCCAAGAACAAAGACACAATTAAACTGCAAtgtgcagttttattttttgtcatcATTCCCCTCCCCTCCTCTTTTGAAGCTTGTCGCGGAATACATTAGAAACCAAGGAGAGCAACATGGATATCTTTCCGGGCCAATCTCTGACACTTGGCCGAAAAACTTGAAACTTGATAAGAAAGTGCACGCGCGCAGTTGTTCCGCGCACCGGAGAAACACAAAAGGTTCTCAAAGCATCACAGCAAGCGTGGTTCGACAAAACCGCACaataacgaacaaaaaaaaaaccacacaaccaTGAATTATGAAAATAAAGAACTGTTTTAATTaccctcgaaaaaaaaacggttgctCTTGAACTCGTTTCTTCTGCCATTACGGCCATACGCACACCATCAGATTCCACTCCCAACAGCCCCCACAAACTACCCGTGACAGTTTTCCGAAATTTAAGAATgtctcccctcccccccccccccccccgcaacTCGCTTGTGGTTTATTATTACGTTTATTACGGCTGATAATATGCGAATGCAGAAAATTGCATATTTGCGCACCCCCCTTTTCATggcgtgtattttttttattggatgATTTTATTACGAGGAGTCAAAAGAGCAAACTCCGGAACGTAATCCTtgcgatgaaataaattaagtaaGACGCGCTCTCTTGCGGGTGGGAGAGAGTAGTGGCAACACAACAGTAAGAAATCTCATTATATCATGCGCAGATGTATTTATTGTGTCAGTTTGACAGTTGTGCGCATTATGGAAAGGTCTTTCTCGCACGCGGAAAGCCtgaccttcttcttcttcttcttaatGTGCATAATGTGCATTTTATACCTTCGTGCGCGTTTGTTGCGCTTTTGCCCGTGGACTAATTTTTTTCGGGGAGCAGATTTTTGTGTTCGGAGCAGAAGAACTCGGAAGAAATCGCTTTTCGGCACCGGGTGTTGGCGCGCTGATGCAGAAGCGTCcaattaattataaaacacGAATCGTATATCTTTCCACCGGCTCGACATGCAAAACGGTTGGCCCCACACACCCGCCGACTGGACTGGAATTGGCTGGCTGTGTTCGAATTCGTAGCGGGAGCCGTATGTCACCCTGTCTTTTGCAGGAAAAGTCTGTCCATCTCGCTTCCGACACGATTCCGACACGATTCCGACAAGGGGTTTGTTGAGAGTGATACGCACGTCTTTTTACAGCAAATTAATGACACACACCCACCGCTCCCGGGTCgggggtttgtgtttttgaccCATCGACCTAGAACCcgtcgtgtgtgtgcgcaggGGAGGGGACCGAATATTTATTAGCGTTGTGGGTTGTGATTTCGATTTTCGCGCTTCCTGGCGCACCATTTTATTATTGCACCCATCGCAAAGCCGGAATGCAATTTTGTCGTCTGTCACACACTGCGCGCGGGAAGGGATAAAACGATCCGGCATGTGACATTAGAAGCGTTGGGACGAGATGAAAGATTACCGGACAAAAATAACAGTCCACGATCCCATTGGGTTGTCTGGGGGGCTGTATTAGAACGGAATCACCGGAAAAAAGCGTTTGCGCCTGTAAGCGCCTGGTGTGGTAAAAGTCCGCGCTGCATGTTCGTGTGTTGCACATGGAGCGAATGAATTATGGCCAAAAACGGGCCATTTCGATCGGGCGGGCAGAGTAGTAGTGGAGGAGAGTagaagatagaaaaaaaagaagtacaACACTACACAATCGGTTCACCGGATCTGTAAAGGAAGAGACCGCAaggaaccaccaccaccaagtgCATAAAACATGCACCAACCGGTAAGACATCTACTCGACCGGAGCGAAGAGGGAGGGGGAGCCGGGTGTTGCTTTTTCGGTAGAGATGAGATATATAAATGTGTCGTCGCGGTTGTTGCATTCCGCGAAAAAATGCATCTTGTTTGTGCGGTGTTTCGGCTCGACTCATCGTTCCAGCTAATCACGCCACGCACTCACAGATGAAGGAAGAAACATTAACAGCAAGAAATCCTCCTCCCCGGGGCAAACATTCTAAAATTTTGGGATACCGAACCCTTCTTGTTTGGCAGAAACGCAAACGTCACGCTGCGAGTCCCGTCCGCAGGGGAGGAGGCGAGATTGGTAGTGGAAGGAATTAAAAATCTTCCATAAATCTCCACCGGgtgcagacacacacacactcatacacacacaccgaagcaTCTGGGACCGACCCGGCACCTTTCACTTTTGGAGGCCGTTAATTTAACATTTGGCCATGCGGTGTGCGCGTGCAGCCAAAAGCAGCCAAGAATGAGCATTTTGCATGCATCGGAAACTGCACGGGGTAGGTCTCGGGGATAGATGTGAGGTCCTCCAGCTCCTGGAGAATAAAGACTAGAAGAATTCCATCTTGAAGCAATATGAGCTTTATCGTGCTTTGGTAAAAAAAGCATTCTTATCTTATTAAGTCCCACAAGGAATTTCAACACAAATGGTCCTGAATGGTCCTTCTTGATCGACTCAACCTCAAGAGAGGTCCTGTCATTCctggttttgtttatctttatGCTAGAAAATTAGATCTACGTACGGAGGATtagtccagatgggattttataCCGGTCgcgtcgtgtgaagatcgatGTCCTTATCGGACCGGACCGGTAAGTCCTTTAAGTACACTACCGGACCATCTCAACGCTTCTCAGCAATTGCTGGTGTCTTAAAGTCACTCTCCCTCTCTCGTTGACTCTGGATGGAGCACATGGTCCGGTCGTCGTGACATGGTCCGGTCAACAATCATTCTCCAGGATACTCGGTCCCTAGCGGTCCCCATCCAGGAAGACTCCCAATTTCCGACAGGTTTCGCTTCACCTGATCCAGATTTCAGACCGGTCgcgtcgtgtgaagatcgacgTCTTTATTGGACCGGACCGGTAAGTCCTTTAAGTACACCACCGGACCACCTCAACGATCCTCAGCAATTTCTAGCGCCTTTAAGTCACTCTCCCTCTCTCGTTGACTCACGATGGAGCACGTCATCGTGACATGATCCGGTCAACAATCATTCTCCAGGATACTCGGTCCCTAGTGGTCCCCATCCAGGAAGACTCCCAATTTCCGACAGGTTTCGCTTCACCTGATCCAGCCAACAAGTTCGCTGAGGATCGCTATCGAACACCTTCTTCGTGGGGCATGAGTCCGGCATCCTCATTACATGACCCAACCACCGTATCCTGCCGTCTTTCGCCACCGTCAGGAAGTCCGGTTCGTCGTACAGCTCAGAAAGCTCATCCTCCTTCTCCATACTCCAAGCTCGAACACACCGCCAAAGATGGTCCGAAGTATGCGTCACTCAAATACGGATGGTCCAAGACTCGACTGTCCATAGAGGACCACCGGGCGAATCAATGTGCCTTAAAGTCAATACTATCTGCAGATGAAATTCGACTATGTCACGGTATTATCCTTGACactggaaagaagaaaaaggaaacaccaaACCATGGGCACCCGAAATAAGGGTTCATCTAAATTACTAATCATCCCGCCGCGCGGCAATGTggtcctctctctctcgcatGTCTTCGGGAACTGATATGAAGCGGTTCTGTTCAACACGACTTCTCCACTACTCCACATTTTCCTTGACACGGTTCATTGCCTTCGCTAGCGGAGAGACTCTTACCCCCCAAAacccaataaaataaaaacacctcCGAGCGCACGCTGGAATGTGCGGAAGCTGCCGGGCTTTAATAAAGATGAGATGTTTTGAAACGAACtccccaaaacaacaacaacaaaaggacGCTGACCAGAGCGAAGTTTTGTGGCTTGATTTGGCACTGTTTACTGTTTAGCAACGTTTATTTATGCATGTACGTTACcttgaaaattgaattacaaaagggaaaaagagaTGGTGGATTGAACGATCGATACAACAGGACATTTTCTTTGTGGCTtcgtgattgtgtgtgtgtgtggttttggggACTCATCCGGCCAACCGAAACATGATAATGAAGATATGGAAATTTGATTCGATTGGTATTATCTCTTCGTTCAGGAGGAGAGGTTCATGAATTCTAGCGATCTTGGGATTTCCATTCTGAGGCAAGAATCCCAAATGATCCAGAATGATCTGGAGCTTATTCGAAAGATACCCAATAAGATCTTCGAGGGTAACCGATGTTGATCCGTCTGGTGATCTCGCATGCTACGGTGCTAACCTGGCAAGATCCTTGAAGGTGCAGAGCTGGTAGTCATTCATCACACCCGCTTGGTGACGTGCTTATCAGTAGTCGTTTGCTTCGTTGTTGTTGATCAGTTGAGGTTTCTAAGTCTGAAGGTgaacaccaccatcaccatcacattCACACCCCAACGTGGAATGTGTCTCCACCAACGCGCGATCATGTAATCTCTTGCCCTAGCCTGGCTCTGCGTCACTGTGAGTGACACAACCGACTCTAGAACCTGCATTAGCTATCACTGACAACCCTAGAGTGTGAACGAGAGTGCAGCTTCATTCCGGTTCGGTGTGCACATTGCCGCTAATGCCGAATGAGTCCGATATCAAAACGATAGACTTCCGATGACGTCAGCGGATGGAGGGTTTTGTGGTAAGTTTTGTCGGACGATCGACGACCTCGCAGCGtagagtggtggtggtggtgatcaCGATCGCAGTTTGATTTAAAGCACGTACAGCTACGTACCGCAATAGAAAAACGTTCAAATAAAGCCGGGTGAGTGTTTCAACTTCCAAGAACACTGTTGAAGTAAATGCACTTTCCAACCAAATTGTGTCTCAGTGAGGTAAACtaatattttccaccaattAATCACGTGTAACAGGAGGTAAAGAATTGATGATCATTTGCAAATTTGTGCAACGCAAAACAACCTGGTGGTTTCGGTGGTCGGACTTCCTTCCTCtcgcaagaaaaaaatatgataatcTGCATATTTATGACCCCGGGGGGGACCAACGAACGAACCCCGCGAGAAGTGAAAATATCCCAACGGGCAGTAAGTCAAAACTGAGTGCCTCCACCTTCTTCGCAACGCGCAATGTGACACATCTCAACGAACTAATTTGCAGCTCATCTGCCAAACGGTCGAGCCTCACAAGGGGTAGTCCAGAAGACGGCGGGAACTCCCCGTTTGGTGGCAAGGCTTTTCATAAGCAAAGCAGATGATCCACCGTTCCCAAGAATTTGCCACAAACACGCAAATGCCAAAATGTCTTCTGCGTTTGTTGTACGTTCTGTACCCCCGCCGGGCTGTTTCTGGGGAGCACAAACTCCGTGTTTCGATACAATCGCTCCGACATCGCGCATTTACGATTCCCGATGAGTTATTTTATTGCGCTCATTTATTTCCACCACAcaaagcaacacacaaacaaaaccgcgttgggtgtttgtttcttcctgCTTGTTCCTGTATTGATATCTGCCGCTTTAAGCTCTTGCCGAAGATGCCCGCATGATGATGTATTCGTTGGATGATTCCAACTGatcatctgttttttttttgcggatgAAGTTTGTGAAATGTGTAACATCCTTGAGAAACATAAAGTTGGCACAACTTGAAGGCAACGATGAAGGTATGGAAAGTAGATCCTCCACATATCGCTCAGGTCTTCTAAAAGGTCTCGAATAGAGATGTGCgtgctgagtaagagtgagtgagtgagttgaaaccttcgagagagtgaatgagtataaatcagcacgaagagtttttatgactcctttaaccactcttttgcgtttatactcactctcactctctgtgccgattAGAAactgagtgagtgagtgagtaattactctttagattataatcactctataagagtgagtaaaagagcaatatcactcttttgagattgtgaACATTGATGATGAGTGAGCAAACGTCATTTTTGTCATTTTCTTCGGATTTTactccttttttatttaaaataatttattataaagaaagttaaatagtaaaaaattaaaatggtATATTATAAAACAATAGTATGTAGTCGGTCATTTAGGGGGACCGAGGGACAGCAAgaatttttccttcattcaccttgataccgaaaaccggaaataaGAGTCGTATTCCAATTCATTATGAATTTAACCAGgaatgcaaacttgcaaaaataaatcataattttaaCAGTCCTTGGTgggagtgagtataaacgcaaatgagtggtaaaaacattaatgcagtgtaataattgtttaatgaatctcaaaagagtgagtaaaggtttcaaatccttaaacccactctttgagtctgattcaaatcattgaaaagagtgacTATTCTCATTGCTAGTCTAGAAGCTTGAAGAATTTGAAACCGGTCCAGATTTTACCGGAGTTGGAGTTCTTTTTGGGCAGCTTCCGAGCTGCTAATGAAACCTCCCCGGGGTCCAACGCATAAGTGCATCAGCGGTCATTTACCGGAGTGTCTCTGTCTGTTGCTCCATCTCTCCCTGAGCTTCTTTTGATTCCAGGTTGGATGGTAAATCACGACGCGTATACTTCACCAATCCAGAGAACCCTAGGAGGTAAAGCGATTAATTTCCACACACCACACCGACTGGTGTTCTGTGGACTGTTCTTGCCTCAACAAGGCAACAATGTTGCTCGAGACTAAAGCCACGTTTTAAGGCGGTGTGGTTCTTCTGCTGCTCATGTGTGTATAATTTAATCTCCAACCAGTCGGCGCGCAGTGCtaccgcttttttttttgttgacacTGGAATTGGTTTTGGTGCGGAATCAAGCTGAACCCCACCGATTCTTGGTTCGATAAAAATGAGCTTCCACCTTCTCATTGTGACTAATTTGCCTGTTTGTGCCGATAAAACAGGCAGGACGGCTTTGTCATCATTAGCTGAcctatttctgttttgttcaaaaaaacaaacccatggAATATTATTCACCTTAAACCGTGTTAATTAAACATCTTCAGGCTCCAATTGTACACTCATTCGGTGTGCATAAATATAGCTGGCATATGCTGGCATGCTTGTGCATTGCGCCCCATAAATGCATCATCGGTCGCGTGTTTTTTTACGCTTCATCTCATTCAATTTTAGCACCAGCAATATAAAGTGCTTGTGGCGTTGTGCCGTTGCCGTGAGTCTTCACCACCCCAATCCAGTAACTAATAATACACCCAAACCCAACCGTCTAAAGGGCGCTCGCTTAGTGAATTGATGAATAAAAAACGGGAACCAACTACAACGTTTTTATGTTGATGCATACACTACACATCCGGGATCGTATGGCGCCCATCGTATGGAAAgcattggaagaaaaaaaaatccccaattCAATGAGCTCCCACACGACCCCCCCTCGACAGCGTGTATGTAAAAACGAGCCGCGACGCGTTGCCACCCCCTTcgagacacaaaaaaacaaccaaaacaacaacgaaagtACGATGAAAATATGTACACACAACGATGCGTCCTGCCCGACTCGAAAAATTACTGTCATAGGTCGGGGTGTGTGTATATGCAGCAGCAACCAGGCACCGGGCACCAGTGCGCACATATTACCAGACAGCAGAAAAATGTTTATATGAGCGACCGGCTGAAGACGGTGGTGGTGCACATCCTTCGCCCCACCCGATTGTTGGTGCCATCCCCGAAAGAAAGTGAAGACAAACGAACGAaagtaagcagcagcagcagcagcagcagcactgaAGATAACCGTCTGCGTGAGCTCGCGCAAGGGAAAACGGGTGGGCATCCCTCCCACCCCCGTCTTCTGAAGTATAAAACAAAGAATTATCGATCGGGTGGAATAAACCGCGGTGTGTCTTTTGGTGTACAGAACCTtgcacagcacacacaaaaccgccATCGCCCTGCAGTGTGTATATATATGGGCGAGAGATGCGGGTTCTTCGAGCACGCAAGTAAGTTACTGGGTTTCTCGTGCGTGTCGCTTGCTTGGCAGTGATGCGCCTTCGCGTATGCGGGCGAATAAAGTGCGACAAAGTTCCCCGCCCCTCTAGCCAGGGGGTAGGAAGGAAGGAACGGTGGTTGATAGATGCATCTAAAGATAGATATATTcccggtgtgtgtgcgcgtgggCAATGTGGACACATCGTCCCATTCGGAGTGGAGTCAGTCTTCAACTACGAGAACTACATCTGGACTTCTGGAAAAGAACGGGGTAGTTCCAGGGGTGTGGATGGTGTGAAGGGTGAACCTCCCGATGACGCCTGACTGTCGACGACTTCTTCCCGGGATGAGGTTGTCTTCTTCACCCGGTGCCCGTGTCCGTGTGTTTCGCTCGCTACACGAACGAATATCTTCAGGATTCCCGAGGAAATCTCCCGCCGGGAT
The Anopheles moucheti chromosome 2, idAnoMoucSN_F20_07, whole genome shotgun sequence genome window above contains:
- the LOC128309850 gene encoding ecdysone receptor-like, whose product is MMKRRWSNNGGFTALRMLDESSSEVTSSSAALVMSPGMTMSPTSLGSPEYNDLELWGAYDENAYNGHSVLSNGNNNLGGGGCGAAVAANQLLMNGIMNGSNNLNGMMNGIGLGPGSVGPNGGGGAQASTNQIQQFVGNLINGMNHSQTIIPPLPSIIQNTIMNTPRSESVNSISSGREDLSPSSSLNGYTGDGSEAKKQKKGPTPRQQEELCLVCGDRASGYHYNALTCEGCKGFFRRSVTKNAVYCCKFGHACEMDMYMRRKCQECRLKKCLAVGMRPECVVPENQCAIKRKEKKAQKEKDKVQTNPSTTVSTTNASYKSELLPVLMKCESPPTAAIPLLPEKLLNENRQRNIPLLTSNQMAVIYKLIWYQDGYEQPSEEDLKRIMINSPNEEEDPHEIHFRHITEITILTVQLIVEFAKGLPAFTKIPQEDQITLLKACSSEVMMLRMARRYDAETDSILFANNRSYTRDSYKMAGMADTIEDLLHFCRQMYTLTVDNVEYALLTAIVIFSDRPGLEKAELVETIQSYYIDTLRVYILNRHGGDPKCSVTFAKLLSILTELRTLGNQNSEMCFSLKLKNRKLPRFLEEIWDVQDIPPVGLARHQELVAQQQQQQQQQQHHQQSDNPNASSMASTSSNIVVVSNGVQLGSMQQSSQLQQQQQQQQVHSNGGVPTIPIGTPVGVGVSNGSVNGSSSSSNGANGSSSTSNSSNSSSSSSNNTSSTNNNTSSNSSSNGLLSTVGMLEHV